One Pectobacterium colocasium DNA segment encodes these proteins:
- a CDS encoding class I adenylate cyclase: MYFYIETLKQRLDAINQLRVDRALGAMKPAFQQVYSLLPILLHHHHPLMPGYLEGKVPHGICTHTPDEKQQQYLDGIALRWGQFDCSHPQGELPITGIYSMGSTSSIGQSCSSDLDIWVCHQSWLDSEERQLLQKKCTLLEQWAAAQGAEVSFFLMDESRFRHNESGSLSGEDCGTTQHILLLDEFYRTAVRMAGKRILWNMVPVEEESHYDEYVLSLYSQGALAPNEWMDLGGLSTLSAEEYFGASLWQLYKSIDSPYKAVLKTLLLEAYSWEYPDTSLLSTEIKKRLHDGEIVSFGLDPYCMMLERVTHYLTAINDPTRLDLARRCFYLKVCEKLSREKACVGWRRQILSQLVQEWGWSDEHLAMLDNRANWKIEQVREAHNELLDAMMQTYRNLIRFARRNNLSVSASPQDIGVLTRKLYAAFEALPGKVTLLNPQISPDLSEPNLTFIYVPPGRANRSGWYLYNQAPSMDAIVSHQPLEYNRYLNKLVAWAYFNGLLTPSTRLYIKGNELCDITRLQALVDDVASHFPLRLPAPTPKALYSPCEIRHLAIIVNLEHDPTAAFRNQVVHFDFRHLDVFSFGQQQQCLVGSIDLLYRNSWNEVRTLHFSGEQAVLEALKTILGKMHQDAALPESLEVFCYSQHLRGLIRTRVQQLVSECIELRLTSTRQEPGRFKAVKVAGQTWGLFFERLSVSVQKLENAVEFYGAISNNKLQGQPVQVETNHVHLPPVVDGVASEGIIQFFFEDLTENQGFNIYILDESNRVEVYHHCEGSKEELVRDVSRFYSSSHDRFTYGSSFINFNLPQFYQIVQLDGRTQVIPFRSSALSHLCITPVVDDEMMTMKQRLQIL; the protein is encoded by the coding sequence TTGTACTTCTACATCGAGACTTTGAAGCAAAGACTGGATGCGATCAACCAACTGCGTGTTGACCGTGCTCTGGGAGCAATGAAGCCCGCTTTTCAGCAGGTTTACAGTCTTCTGCCCATTTTATTACATCATCATCACCCGTTGATGCCCGGCTACCTTGAAGGCAAGGTGCCTCACGGTATCTGCACTCACACGCCTGATGAAAAACAACAACAGTACCTTGATGGCATCGCGCTGCGCTGGGGTCAGTTTGACTGTTCTCATCCGCAAGGCGAACTGCCGATCACGGGCATCTATTCCATGGGCAGCACCTCGTCTATCGGGCAGAGTTGTAGCTCCGATCTTGATATCTGGGTGTGCCACCAATCTTGGTTGGACAGCGAAGAACGCCAGCTCCTACAGAAAAAATGTACGCTGCTGGAGCAGTGGGCCGCGGCGCAAGGCGCAGAGGTCAGCTTCTTCCTGATGGATGAAAGCCGTTTCCGCCACAATGAAAGCGGCAGCCTGAGCGGTGAAGACTGCGGTACCACGCAGCATATCCTGTTACTCGACGAATTCTACCGTACCGCCGTGCGTATGGCGGGTAAACGCATTCTGTGGAACATGGTGCCGGTCGAAGAAGAATCTCACTACGACGAATATGTACTGTCGCTGTACTCACAAGGCGCACTGGCACCTAACGAGTGGATGGATTTAGGCGGCTTAAGTACGCTGTCGGCGGAAGAGTATTTCGGCGCGAGCCTCTGGCAGCTCTATAAAAGTATCGATTCTCCTTATAAAGCCGTACTGAAAACGCTGCTGCTGGAAGCCTATTCCTGGGAATACCCGGATACCAGCTTGCTGTCGACTGAAATTAAAAAACGTCTGCATGATGGTGAGATCGTCTCCTTCGGTCTTGATCCTTACTGCATGATGTTGGAGCGCGTGACGCACTACCTGACGGCGATCAACGATCCCACGCGTCTCGATCTGGCGCGTCGATGTTTCTACTTAAAAGTCTGTGAAAAGCTCTCCAGAGAAAAAGCCTGCGTTGGCTGGCGTCGCCAGATTCTGAGCCAGTTGGTGCAAGAATGGGGCTGGAGCGACGAACATCTGGCGATGTTGGATAACCGCGCTAACTGGAAAATCGAACAGGTACGCGAAGCGCATAATGAACTGCTGGACGCGATGATGCAGACCTATCGCAACCTGATCCGCTTTGCCCGCCGTAATAATCTGAGTGTCAGCGCCAGCCCGCAGGATATCGGTGTGTTGACCCGTAAACTGTATGCTGCGTTTGAAGCGCTGCCGGGCAAAGTCACGCTGCTGAACCCACAAATATCGCCTGATTTGTCGGAGCCGAACTTAACCTTTATCTATGTTCCTCCGGGTCGTGCGAACCGTTCTGGCTGGTACCTGTACAATCAGGCGCCGTCGATGGATGCCATCGTCAGCCACCAGCCGCTGGAATATAACCGTTATCTGAACAAATTGGTGGCGTGGGCCTATTTTAATGGCCTGCTGACACCAAGCACGCGTCTGTACATTAAAGGCAACGAGCTGTGCGATATCACGCGCCTGCAAGCGCTGGTGGACGATGTCGCCAGCCACTTCCCGCTGCGACTGCCTGCGCCAACGCCGAAAGCGCTGTATAGCCCGTGTGAAATTCGTCATCTGGCGATTATCGTCAATCTGGAACATGATCCGACCGCGGCTTTCCGCAATCAGGTGGTGCATTTCGATTTCCGTCATTTGGATGTCTTTAGCTTCGGCCAGCAGCAGCAGTGTCTGGTCGGCAGTATCGACCTGCTGTATCGCAACTCGTGGAACGAAGTGCGTACCCTGCATTTCAGCGGCGAGCAGGCGGTGTTGGAAGCGCTGAAAACCATTCTGGGCAAAATGCATCAGGATGCGGCGCTGCCGGAATCACTGGAAGTGTTCTGCTACAGCCAGCATTTGCGCGGGCTGATTCGTACCCGTGTGCAGCAATTGGTGTCCGAATGCATTGAGCTGCGCCTGACCAGTACGCGTCAGGAGCCGGGTCGCTTCAAAGCGGTGAAAGTGGCGGGTCAAACCTGGGGGCTGTTCTTCGAGCGGCTCAGTGTGTCAGTGCAGAAGCTGGAAAACGCGGTTGAATTTTATGGCGCCATTTCCAACAACAAACTGCAAGGCCAGCCGGTTCAGGTTGAAACCAACCATGTCCATTTACCGCCGGTGGTTGATGGCGTCGCCAGTGAAGGGATCATCCAGTTCTTCTTTGAAGATCTGACGGAAAATCAGGGTTTTAATATCTATATTCTGGATGAATCGAATCGCGTTGAGGTGTATCACCACTGTGAGGGCAGTAAAGAAGAGCTGGTGCGTGATGTCAGCCGCTTCTATTCGTCGTCGCACGATCGCTTTACCTATGGTTCCAGCTTTATCAATTTCAACCTGCCGCAGTTCTACCAAATCGTGCAGTTGGACGGCCGCACGCAGGTGATCCCGTTCCGCAGTAGCGCGCTTTCTCATCTGTGCATCACGCCCGTGGTGGATGATGAGATGATGACAATGAAGCAGCGACTACAGATTTTATAA
- the hemC gene encoding hydroxymethylbilane synthase, which produces MLANIIRIATRQSPLALWQAQYVQQCLNLLYPDLHVELVPMVTRGDIILDTPLAKVGGKGLFVKELELALLEGRADIAVHSMKDVPVEFPDGLGLTTICERDDPRDAFVSNHYDSLEQLPEGSCVGTSSLRRQCQLRARRPDLVIRDLRGNVGTRLSKLDSGDYDAIILAVAGLKRLGLEERIRSALSPEESLPAVGQGAIGIECRLNDDRIRQLLAPLNHFATAARVLAERAMNVRLEGGCQVPIGSYAELEGDTLWLRALVGAPDGSQMIVGERRGSVSDAEQIGIALAEELLAKGASAILQAVYHESSSS; this is translated from the coding sequence ATGTTAGCCAATATTATTAGAATTGCCACCCGACAAAGCCCGCTCGCCCTGTGGCAAGCACAATATGTACAGCAGTGTCTGAATCTCCTCTATCCGGATTTACACGTGGAGCTGGTGCCGATGGTGACTCGCGGCGACATCATCCTGGATACGCCACTGGCAAAAGTCGGCGGTAAAGGATTGTTTGTTAAAGAGCTGGAATTGGCGCTGCTTGAAGGGCGTGCCGACATTGCCGTCCACTCCATGAAAGATGTGCCCGTCGAATTCCCGGATGGCCTCGGCCTGACCACGATTTGCGAACGTGACGACCCGCGCGACGCTTTTGTTTCCAATCATTACGACAGCCTCGAACAGTTACCGGAAGGCAGTTGTGTCGGCACTTCCAGCCTGCGCCGCCAATGTCAGCTGCGCGCCCGACGCCCCGATCTGGTGATTCGTGATTTACGTGGCAATGTCGGAACGCGCCTGTCAAAACTGGATAGCGGCGACTACGACGCCATTATTCTTGCCGTCGCCGGTCTGAAACGCCTCGGCCTCGAAGAACGTATCCGCAGCGCGTTGAGCCCGGAAGAATCTCTGCCCGCCGTCGGACAAGGCGCAATCGGCATCGAATGCCGTTTAAATGACGATCGTATCCGCCAACTCCTTGCCCCACTCAATCACTTCGCTACCGCTGCCCGCGTTCTGGCTGAACGCGCCATGAATGTGCGTCTTGAAGGGGGTTGTCAGGTGCCGATTGGCAGCTATGCCGAACTGGAAGGCGACACACTGTGGCTACGTGCGCTGGTTGGTGCCCCGGACGGCAGCCAAATGATCGTCGGTGAACGTAGAGGAAGCGTCTCCGACGCCGAACAAATCGGTATTGCGCTGGCTGAAGAGCTGTTAGCAAAAGGAGCCAGCGCTATCCTTCAGGCCGTTTATCACGAGTCGAGCTCATCATGA
- the hemD gene encoding uroporphyrinogen-III synthase has translation MTILVTRPSPTGEQLVTRLRKLGYHAWHSPLIEFSPGRELARLPALLQALRADDLVFALSQHAVHYADPMLARAGISWPAHLAYYAIGRTTALALHKTSAHPVTYPPERETSETLLQLPDLQNLSGKRALLLRGNGGRELLGETLIERGAQVTYCECYQRRDVHYDGPEQSRHWQQIGIDKLVITSGEMLQRIYTLVPDYYRASWLLGCQLIVVSERLAEQARQLGWRDIRVADNADNDALVRALQ, from the coding sequence ATGACGATTCTGGTTACCCGTCCGTCACCAACTGGCGAACAACTGGTGACCCGTTTAAGAAAGCTTGGCTATCACGCCTGGCACAGTCCACTGATCGAATTTTCACCCGGACGAGAACTCGCTCGCCTGCCTGCTTTGTTACAGGCACTACGCGCCGACGATCTGGTGTTTGCGCTCTCACAACACGCGGTTCACTACGCCGATCCGATGCTGGCACGAGCGGGTATCAGTTGGCCCGCCCATCTCGCTTATTATGCGATTGGCCGCACCACAGCGCTGGCGCTGCATAAAACCAGCGCCCACCCGGTAACTTATCCTCCCGAACGCGAAACCAGCGAAACGCTCCTGCAACTGCCTGACCTACAAAATCTTTCTGGCAAACGCGCACTATTGCTGCGCGGTAACGGCGGCCGGGAATTGCTGGGAGAAACGCTAATCGAACGCGGCGCGCAGGTGACCTACTGTGAATGTTATCAGCGAAGGGACGTTCATTATGATGGGCCAGAGCAAAGCCGTCACTGGCAACAAATAGGCATCGACAAACTGGTGATCACCAGCGGAGAAATGCTACAACGGATCTATACTTTAGTACCTGATTACTATCGGGCTTCCTGGTTACTCGGCTGCCAGTTGATCGTCGTCAGCGAACGGCTGGCAGAACAAGCCCGTCAGCTTGGCTGGCGTGATATCCGGGTCGCCGATAACGCCGATAACGATGCGCTCGTGCGCGCACTACAATAA
- the hemX gene encoding uroporphyrinogen-III C-methyltransferase, with amino-acid sequence MTEHNTPTAPSDEVAERVEPAHQQQDPAPQPKRSGAVLGAIAIVIALAIGAGLYYHGHQQAKRETATLQRLEAQLNALQQQHKQEQQQWQDAQQQQSKAQDTAAQRLEALSRQSDELRDKLAALSSHDTNTWLIAQADFLVKLAGRKLWSDKDVTTAGALLKSADASLAEMNDPSLIEIRRALTSDIGALAGVSQVDFDGIILKVNQLTDQLDNLQLADNNTDEAPMDANSTELSASLSEWRQNLSKSWHNFMADFITIRRRDSAAEPLLAPNQDVYLRENIRSRLLVAAQAIPRHQNEVYKQSLETAATWIRAYFDTTDPTTQAFLDQLDALSQQSVSLDVPMELQSQPLLEKLMQTRVRNLLAQAPATQQGE; translated from the coding sequence ATGACGGAACACAATACCCCCACAGCTCCATCCGACGAGGTTGCTGAACGGGTTGAACCCGCGCATCAGCAGCAGGATCCCGCACCGCAACCCAAACGCAGTGGTGCCGTGCTGGGGGCCATCGCGATTGTCATTGCGCTGGCGATAGGCGCGGGGCTGTATTACCACGGCCACCAGCAGGCGAAGCGGGAAACCGCTACGCTTCAACGTCTGGAAGCACAGTTAAACGCCTTGCAGCAGCAACACAAGCAAGAGCAACAACAGTGGCAGGACGCTCAGCAGCAGCAAAGCAAAGCGCAGGACACGGCCGCACAGCGTCTTGAAGCACTATCGCGTCAGTCAGATGAACTACGCGATAAGCTGGCGGCACTTTCCAGCCATGACACCAATACCTGGCTGATCGCTCAGGCAGATTTTCTGGTAAAACTGGCAGGGCGTAAGCTGTGGAGTGACAAAGACGTCACCACCGCGGGCGCGTTGCTGAAAAGCGCGGACGCAAGCCTGGCGGAAATGAACGATCCCAGTCTGATAGAAATCCGTCGTGCGCTGACCAGCGATATCGGTGCGCTGGCAGGCGTGAGCCAGGTGGATTTTGACGGCATCATCCTGAAAGTGAACCAGCTCACCGATCAGTTGGACAACTTGCAGCTCGCCGATAACAACACCGATGAAGCGCCGATGGACGCCAACAGCACTGAGCTGTCCGCTTCCCTGAGCGAATGGCGACAAAATCTCAGCAAGAGCTGGCACAATTTCATGGCGGATTTTATCACCATTCGCCGCCGCGACAGCGCTGCCGAACCATTGCTGGCGCCCAATCAGGATGTGTACCTGCGTGAAAACATTCGTTCACGTCTGCTGGTTGCAGCCCAGGCCATCCCTCGTCACCAGAATGAAGTGTACAAACAGTCTCTGGAAACGGCCGCAACCTGGATCCGCGCCTACTTCGATACCACCGATCCCACCACGCAGGCCTTTTTGGATCAGCTCGATGCCTTAAGCCAGCAGTCAGTTTCATTGGATGTGCCTATGGAGCTACAAAGTCAGCCGCTGTTGGAAAAATTGATGCAAACGCGCGTTCGTAACCTGCTGGCTCAAGCGCCAGCCACGCAGCAGGGGGAATGA
- the hemY gene encoding protoheme IX biogenesis protein HemY, translating to MLKVLLLFLILIAGVVVGPMIAGHQGYVLIQTDNYDIQTSVTGLVIMLVLFFLTFLAVEWVLRRIFRTGARTRGWFLGRKRTRARKQTKAALLKLAEGDYLQVEKLLTRNADHAEQPVVNYLLAAEAAQQRGDEFRTKQYLERAAEIADTDQLPVDITRVRIQLARNEDHAARHGVDKLLEVAPRHPEVLRLAEQAFLRTHAYSALLDILPAMRKINLYPEERLLDLQEQAYIGLMNQAMEDGGSEGLKSWWNNQSRKVRHEIPLQVAMAEHLIECDDHDTAQKIILDGLKRQYDERLILLMPRLKAGNPEQLEKMLHQYIKQQGATPLLNSTLGQLLMKHGEWQQASDAFRTALELRPDAYDYAWRADALDRLRLPDEAAQMRREGLLLTLQQPAD from the coding sequence ATGCTGAAAGTCTTATTGTTGTTCCTGATCCTGATCGCGGGCGTCGTAGTCGGCCCCATGATCGCAGGCCATCAAGGTTACGTCCTGATCCAAACGGATAACTATGATATTCAAACCAGCGTGACCGGTTTGGTCATCATGCTGGTGCTTTTTTTCCTCACCTTTCTGGCGGTGGAATGGGTACTCCGCCGGATCTTTCGTACCGGCGCCCGCACGCGCGGCTGGTTCCTCGGCCGCAAACGCACCCGCGCCAGAAAGCAGACCAAAGCCGCACTGCTCAAGCTGGCCGAAGGGGATTATTTACAGGTAGAGAAGCTGCTGACTCGCAATGCCGATCATGCTGAGCAGCCCGTGGTGAACTACCTGCTGGCAGCCGAAGCCGCCCAACAGCGCGGTGACGAATTCCGCACCAAACAATATCTGGAACGTGCAGCGGAGATTGCGGATACCGACCAGCTCCCGGTAGACATTACGCGCGTGCGCATTCAGCTAGCGCGTAATGAAGATCATGCCGCGCGTCACGGCGTGGACAAACTGCTGGAAGTCGCCCCCCGTCATCCAGAGGTGCTGCGTTTAGCGGAACAGGCTTTCCTGCGAACCCACGCCTACAGTGCACTGCTGGATATTCTGCCTGCGATGCGCAAGATCAACCTGTACCCTGAAGAACGTTTGCTGGATCTACAGGAGCAGGCCTATATCGGTCTGATGAATCAGGCGATGGAGGATGGCGGCAGCGAAGGACTGAAATCGTGGTGGAATAATCAAAGTCGCAAAGTGCGCCACGAGATCCCGCTTCAAGTCGCAATGGCTGAGCATTTGATCGAGTGTGACGATCACGATACCGCTCAGAAGATCATTCTCGACGGCCTTAAACGCCAATATGACGAACGCTTGATCCTGCTAATGCCGCGCCTCAAAGCCGGAAATCCAGAGCAGTTGGAAAAAATGCTTCACCAGTATATCAAGCAGCAGGGAGCAACGCCGTTGTTGAACAGCACGTTAGGACAATTGCTAATGAAACACGGTGAATGGCAGCAGGCCAGCGATGCCTTCCGTACTGCACTGGAACTCCGCCCAGACGCTTATGACTACGCCTGGCGCGCCGACGCTCTCGATCGGTTGCGTCTGCCGGATGAAGCGGCGCAAATGCGGCGCGAAGGGCTATTGCTCACGCTACAGCAACCTGCCGACTGA
- a CDS encoding M20 peptidase aminoacylase family protein, protein MRTAPQHEPLAQFIQAFRHDLHRNPELSNQEFETTKKIRAVLEKEGIRVLDLPLKTGLVAEVGGLQDGPLVVVRSDIDALPIEEESGVEFTSLNKGVMHACGHDFHSSAALGAAILLKKIEQELKGTVRILFQAAEETGLGAPEVIAVGALDNAVAIFGIHNDPTLPVGVIGGKDGALTAGVDRFEIKIAAKGCHAAKPHEGNDPIIILGQLISAVQTIISRTVSSDNNAVVSITQVHSGSTWNVIPDTAYVEGTVRTFNQDARDLIEQRFRQIVAGIASTFGAEIEFLWHAGPPSVINTPEWVEFALNVASDEGFEARRVEASPIGEDFAFYQQKLPGTFMMVGSGGPYALHHPKFRVDDRALFPTAHYLYQMAKQSLEQLSSR, encoded by the coding sequence ATGAGAACAGCACCTCAACATGAGCCTCTGGCTCAGTTTATTCAGGCGTTTCGCCACGATTTACACCGCAACCCTGAACTGTCGAATCAGGAGTTTGAAACCACGAAGAAGATTCGTGCGGTATTGGAAAAAGAGGGGATTCGCGTCCTCGATCTGCCGCTGAAAACGGGTTTGGTTGCCGAAGTGGGCGGCCTTCAGGATGGCCCGTTGGTCGTGGTGCGTTCTGACATCGACGCCCTGCCGATTGAAGAAGAGTCTGGCGTAGAATTCACGTCGCTCAATAAAGGCGTGATGCACGCCTGCGGTCATGATTTTCACTCTTCCGCTGCGCTGGGCGCGGCGATTCTGCTGAAGAAAATCGAGCAGGAGCTGAAAGGCACGGTGCGAATTTTATTCCAGGCTGCCGAAGAAACCGGGCTGGGCGCGCCGGAAGTCATTGCGGTTGGTGCGTTGGACAATGCGGTAGCGATTTTCGGTATCCACAACGATCCGACGCTGCCTGTTGGCGTTATCGGCGGGAAAGATGGCGCGTTGACGGCGGGTGTTGACCGCTTTGAGATCAAGATTGCGGCAAAAGGCTGTCATGCCGCGAAGCCACATGAAGGCAACGATCCGATTATCATTCTGGGTCAGTTGATTTCTGCCGTACAGACCATCATCAGCCGTACTGTGTCTTCTGACAACAACGCGGTGGTGTCGATTACTCAGGTTCATAGCGGCAGCACCTGGAACGTTATCCCTGATACTGCCTACGTTGAAGGCACGGTCAGAACGTTCAATCAGGATGCGCGTGATTTGATTGAACAGCGTTTCCGCCAGATCGTGGCCGGTATTGCCAGCACCTTTGGTGCGGAAATCGAGTTCCTGTGGCACGCAGGGCCGCCGTCGGTGATCAACACGCCGGAGTGGGTCGAGTTTGCGCTGAATGTGGCGAGTGACGAAGGGTTTGAAGCACGTCGTGTGGAAGCCAGCCCGATTGGTGAAGATTTTGCGTTCTATCAGCAGAAACTACCTGGTACGTTCATGATGGTCGGCTCCGGCGGGCCATATGCGCTGCACCACCCGAAATTCCGCGTTGACGATCGCGCGCTGTTCCCGACCGCGCACTATCTGTACCAGATGGCGAAGCAGAGTCTGGAACAACTCTCCTCCCGCTAA
- a CDS encoding amino acid ABC transporter ATP-binding protein — protein sequence MISVKNLSKRFGDQVVLDNISLDIAKGEVVAIIGPSGSGKSTLLRCLNLLETPESGTIHIGDQTLDTRRYSSKEAYALRRQTAMVFQSYNLFKNKTALENVTEALIVVKKMPKKQADEIGLALLEQVGLLPQAAQYPVTLSGGQQQRVSIARALAVDPKAILFDEPTSALDPERVHEVLQVIQKLAKNDTTMVIVTHEMQFAKEVADRVIFMADGHIVEEGPAEQVISFSDNPQTQRFLRQLTKLPEPLEYDI from the coding sequence ATGATCAGTGTAAAGAATCTTTCTAAACGCTTTGGCGATCAGGTGGTGTTGGACAACATTAGTCTGGATATCGCGAAAGGCGAAGTCGTGGCGATTATCGGCCCATCCGGGTCGGGTAAATCCACGCTGCTGCGTTGTCTGAACCTGCTGGAAACCCCAGAATCGGGCACCATTCACATTGGCGACCAAACGCTGGATACGCGTCGTTACTCTTCTAAAGAAGCCTACGCGCTGCGCCGCCAGACGGCGATGGTGTTCCAGAGCTATAACCTGTTTAAGAACAAGACGGCGCTGGAGAACGTAACGGAAGCGCTGATTGTCGTGAAAAAAATGCCGAAGAAGCAGGCGGATGAAATCGGTCTTGCTTTGCTGGAGCAGGTCGGTCTGCTGCCGCAGGCGGCGCAGTATCCGGTGACGTTATCCGGCGGGCAGCAGCAGCGCGTGAGTATTGCGCGTGCGCTGGCAGTCGATCCTAAGGCGATTTTGTTTGATGAACCGACCTCGGCGCTGGACCCGGAAAGGGTACACGAAGTGCTTCAGGTTATTCAGAAGCTGGCGAAGAACGACACCACGATGGTGATCGTTACCCATGAAATGCAGTTTGCGAAAGAAGTGGCTGACCGTGTGATCTTCATGGCGGACGGGCACATCGTTGAAGAAGGTCCGGCGGAGCAAGTCATTAGCTTCTCGGACAACCCGCAGACCCAGCGTTTCCTGCGTCAGTTGACCAAGCTGCCTGAGCCGCTTGAGTACGATATTTAA